The uncultured Carboxylicivirga sp. genomic interval ATGGTATTAGTGTTAGTATGTGGATCAATCCTCCTCATTTAAATTGGTGGGATCAGATTTTTGTATTAAACGATGGAACAAGCAAATTTTGGTTCAATGCAATCGGATATGTAGGATACAATGGAACAGGTGGTTGGTTCGATTGTCATAATAACAATGCAACAAATGCACTTCCTACACAAGAATGGACTTTTGTTACCATTAATATTACTCCAAATGGTTTTGAAGTTTATTATAATGGAGAACTGAAGTTTGATAGAAATACAAATGCTGGTTATAATGGTGATCTAACTGATTTTACTAATGTAATTAACCTATTTACACAATCAGATAATTTTTACTTAGGATATGAATCTTGGTGGAAAGCAGCACCTGCAATGGTAGATAATATTTATGTTATTTCAAGACCAATTACAGGCGCAGAATCAGGCTTTTTAGCCGCCATTGATATGCCTGCTGTATTTGGATATTATCCATTGAATAATACGTTTGATAATGCCTATAATACAGCTCAGAGTGGAGAGTTAGTTACCGTTGAGACACAAAGTGAGCCTTCTTCATTTGTAGATGACCCGACAAGAGGTATTGTCTGGAACCAGAAAGAAGGCTGGACCGGCAATGATAACGGTTGGGCTTATACCCGCTTTGATAATCCACTGAAAAATAAGGTTGATAATGGTGTAAGCGTAAGTATGTGGATTAATCCTCCTTATTTAAATTGGTGGGATCAAATATTTGTTTTAAACGACGGAACTTCAAAGTTATGGTTTAATGCGATAGGATATTTAGGCTATAATGGCGAGGGAGGCTGGTTTGATTGTCATAATAATAATGCCACAAATGCTTTAACTCCGGGAGAATGGACTTTTGTAACTATTAATGTTACGCAGACCGGTTTTGATGTATACTACAACGGAGAGTTTAAATTTAGTCAGGAAAGCAATGCTGGTTTTGCCGGAGAGTTAACGGACTACAATCATGTGATTAACTTGTTTAATCAATCGGATAATTTCTATTTGGGTTATGAGAGTTGGTGGAAAGCGGCACCTGCAATGGTAGATGATATTTATCTATTTGGTAGCGCTTTAAATCAAGCTCAGGTATCATCTCTGAATAGTGGTAGTGAAAAATAATCTTAAGTATAGAATTAACTATGAATATATTAATAGATAAAATGCCGGGAGTTAAAATCTCCCGGGTTTTACTCCTGTTGATTTTTGTGTTGAGTTGTCAGTTAATGTTGGCTCAAACAAAAAGAATAACAGGTTCGGTTGTTGAACCAAATGGAGCACCAGTTCCGGGAGCCAATATAATTGAAAAAGGAACCACCAATGGAACCATTACTGATTTTGATGGTCATTTTGTTTTGGATGTTCCGGAAGATGCCACTATAACAGTAATGTTTATAGGCTTTTCGCCACAAGATATTTCGGTAGCAGGTCGTAATCATTTTAGCGTAACACTTCACGAAGATACTGAAGAATTGGACGAAGTTGTTGTAGTTGGTTTTGGTGTTCAGAAAAAAGAAAGTGTGGTTGGTGCCATAGCATCAGTGGGAACTGAGGAACTCTTGAAATCTTCATCCCCAAATATCTCACAGGCAATTTCAGGTCGTATGTCGGGTGTTATCACATCACAATCTTCAGGTGCTCCGGGGGCTGATGATGCAATGATTTTTATTCGTGGTCGTGCTTCTTTTGCTGGCGATAATCAGCCACTAATAATGGTAGATGGTGTGGAGCGTTCTTTCTCACAAATTTCGCCCGACGATATTGAATCGGTCAATATTCTTAAAGATGCTTCCGCTACAGCCGTTTATGGTGTGCGTGGTGCAAATGGTGTTATCCTTGTTACTACAAAACGAGGTAAGGAGCAAAAGCCAACTATCAATTTAACGGCTAACTATCAGATGCAAACGCCTACGCGTACTAATACTTACTTAGATTCATATCAATCAGTTATGTTGTTGGAAGAAGCCAGAGCTAACGATGGTTTGTCATCATTATACAGTGCTTCGGATATTGATATGTTTCGTAAATCAAGTCTAGGGCAATTATCAAGATATGAGCAACAGCTTTATCCTAATGTTAACTGGCACGACGAAATATTAAAGAAGGTAGCTCCTGCATCACGTTACAATCTTAATGTTCAGGGGGGTACTAAAAAGATGCGTTATTTTGCATCTTTAGAATATTATAATCAGGGTGGTTTATATAAAGAAACAGACAGTTATGATTACGGAGCCAGTGCGAATGCAAATTACGAACGTTTTGGATTTCGTGCCAACTTAGATTTTGATTTAACATCAGATCTAAAATTAGGAATCAACTTTGGTACTCGTTTCGAAGAAAGAAATGGTCCAAACATTACTGATAACTCATCAATGAACGAAGTTTTCTATGAATTAAACCATACTCCTGGATGGATTTTTCCGGTGCAGTACGAAAATGGTTTTTATGGAGGTAATGCTCAAAACCAAAACAACATTAGTGCACGATTGGCTAGTGGAGGTTTTTATGAGCAGGTTCGTACTATTAACGAAACCAACTTTAATTTAGATTACGATCTATCTAAGATTACCAAAGGTTTAAAAGCTAGAGGTATGTTAAGTTTCGACTACAATACCATGTACAACCGTTTGTTCAGAGCTAATTTTGCTACTTATGAATTAATTGATAGAAGTGCCCCTGAAGAGGAAGCGAGTTACACTCGTTATGGTGAAGATACAGAATTGGCCTATGCGGGTAATCAGCAAGAAACCATGATGAAGTTGTACATGGAATATGCATTTCAGTACAATCGTAATTTTGGAGGCATTCATAACGTGGGAGGTTTGGTTTTATATAACCAAAACGATTACCAGTTTCAGGCTAGTTTACCCAAGCGTTATCAAGGTTTGGTTGGTCGTGTAACATATGACTATAAAAGTAAATACTTTGCGGAGGTAAACGCAGGTTATAATGGATCAGAAAACTTTCAGAAAGGAAGTAGATTTGGATTCTTTCCTGCATTTTCTGCTGGTTGGATGATTTCTAATGAAGAGTGGATGGAAAAACACTCGGAATGGTTAAGTGCATTGAAAGTAAAAGCTTCTTACGGTGAAGTTGGTAACGATGTATTTAGGCGAAATGGTTCTGATGTTCGTTTCTTGTATATGGATTCGTGGACTCAGTTGAATAATGTATATTATTTTGGTTCAGGTAATTCAAGTGTTGGGGGTATATACGAAGGTCAGTATCCTAACTATGCAGTTACTTGGGAAAGAGCTAAAAAATACAATGCGGGTATCGAAGCCAATATTAAGTCAGGTTTATTAAGTGTTAATGTTGATGTATTTAAGGAGATTAGGAATAATATTCTTACCGATTATTTGACAAAACCCGATTACATTGGTGTAACGTTGGCTCCAGGTAACCTGGGTGAAACTAAAAACCAGGGTTTTGAAATCGAATTAAAGCACAATAATAAAATTGGTCAGGTTAACTATTTTGTAAATGCCATGTTTACACGAGCTAAAAACGAAATTGTTAGCAAGAACGAACCTGCAGATATGACTGAATATCGCAAAAGAGAAGGTCATGCTATTAATCAGTTTTTTGGTTTAGTAGTGGATGGTTTTGTTACTCAGGAGGATATTGATAGTGGTAATTTGCCGGTATCTAGTTTTGGAACAGTTAGGGTTGGTGATTTAAAGTATCGTGATATGAATGGCGATGGTTTTATTGATGAACGTGATGAAACCTTTATCGGATATAGTGATATTCCTGAAAATACTTATAGTTTTTCTGTGGGTGCTGATTATAAGGGGTTTGCTTTTAGTGTGATGTTCCAGGGTGTTAGTAATGTATCTCGTTATTACGACGCAGAGGCAATGTATGCTTTTGTTGATGGAGGTAAGGTTAAAGAACACCACATGGGGCGTTGGGATCCTTCAAAATCACAAGAGTATAACCTTGCAAATGCAACTTATCCTCTTTTACACTACGATGATTTTGGTAATCATAATCAGCAAAGAAATTCTTTCTTTTTACAAAATGGTAATTTCCTAAGATTGAAAAATATTGAGTTTAGCTACACTTTACCAAACAGTTTAACTCAAAATTGGAAAATGAGCAAAGTGAGATTGTATGTTAATGCCAATAACTTATTTACATGGGATAATCTGGATGGTATTGTCGATCCGGAAACTACCAACTCCAACTTATATCCAATTATGAAGACGGTTAACATGGGTGTTAATGTAAACTTTTAATAGCGGAGGAAAATGAAGAATAAAATAATTTATATAGCTACTTTACTCATTTTGAGCATTTCTTTTGTGTCGTGTAGCGATTTTCTTGACAGAATGCCAAGTAATGAGTTAGAAGAAGAGCAAGTGTGGGAAAGTTTCGAAAATGCCAGAGACTTTCATTTTGATACTTACAATTTCTTGCGTAATGGACGTTCCAGAATTAATTTCTCCTGGTTAGATGCAGCTACTGATTTAGCTCATACTTCTTACTCAAGAGGAGTGCGTACTAGTATGAATATTGGTAACTATTACGCTGCTAGTGGAGCATCTGAGTTGACGGCAACATGGGAACATTATTACAGAGGAATCAGAAAATGTAACAAGTTTCTTGAAAACATTGATGATGTACCTTTACTGGATGAATCGCAGAAAGCACGTAAAGCAAATTATATTGCAGAATCTCGTTTTTTACGTGCCTACTTTTATTGGGAATTGATTCTGCGTTATGGAGGAGTACCTATTATAACCGAGAGTATTGATCCTTCAAGTGATGAAATTTTACCCAGAGCTACCGAAAAAGAGAGCCTTGAGTTTGTTTGGAATGAATTAAGTGCTCTTAAAGATGCCGATCAACTATTAGATGGATTCGTGTTACGTACAGATAGCGATGTGCAGACAAATGAAGATCACGGAACCATTACTAAAGGTGCTAATTTAGCTTTGTTATCCCGAGTGAGTCTGTTTTTAGCGAGTCCACGTTATGCTGAGTATGATTTAGTAGATTGGAATACCGCTTTGGGGCTATCAGAATTAAGTTTGTCAACGCTTAACGAAATTTATTCATTGTATCAGAATGATGAAAATTTCGAAACTGAATATCATAGCGCTATTCTGGAACGTTCGTATTCTGGTAATCCTGAACCTATTTTTTGGAGAAATGATGGACAGAGTAACTGGCTTCCAGCCGAGGCGCCGGTTGGTTTTGGGGGTCAGGGAGGACTGTGTCCTTCTCAAAATCTGATTGATATGTATGATATGGCAAATGGACAATCACCTTTTCTCAATTATGATGCAACCGGAGCACCTGTTTATGATGTTAATGGAATGCCAACTATTAATGAGTTGTCGGGGTATGACGACAATCATCCTTATGAAAATAGAGACCCTCGCTTAAATCAGACTGTATTGCACCATGGTTCTATCTGGTGGAATCGTCCGATTGATGTTATTGAGGGGGGAGCTGATAATCCAAGAGGTAATGCTAATTCAACTAAAACAGGTTATTATAATAAAAAGTATATGGATGATCGAGGTACTGATTATTTGCAGCCTGGGTTAAATATTTATCGTAATTGGATATTCATCCGATATGCTGAGCTAGTATTGAACTATGCCGAAGCTTATAATGAGGCTAATGGCCCATCCAATGAAGTTTTTGGTGCATTACAGCAATTGCGTAATCGGGTTGGAATGACAGCATTGTTGTCAGAACGATCAGATCTTCAGTCGAAAGAAGCTTTGCGCAATTTTATTCATAAAGAAAGAACCATTGAATTAGCCTTTGAGGAGCACCGTATGTGGGATGTTAAACGCTGGAATGTAGCGGAAGAAGCCTTGAGTCGTCCTATTTATGGTATTGAAGTGACAAAAGATGGCGACCAAACCGTGTATAGTCGAAAAATTGTTCAGCAAAGAGTATTTGAGAAACACATGTATTTGTATCCAATACCTCAGGAGGAAATTTGGAAAACGGGCTGGGATAATAATGAAGGATGGTAATCGGCAAAGCCATAAATGAAAAATAATCAGTTTATGTTTAAACTAATATATCAAAATATAGCTCGCAGCATGAACAAGGTTCTGTTGTGCAGCATCCTGGTATTAACATCACAATTATCGTGGGGCCAGGTTCAAGAGGCACTTAAAGGTCGAGTAGTCGATATAAATGGTAACCCTATTGAAGGAGCTTTCATTAGTGTTGCTGAAGAAATCCGTTTTGTTATTTCTGATAAAGATGGATACTTCGAATTAAATAAAGTTAAAGCCGGAGACGATGTACATATTGAATTGATAGGCTATGATACAGTAGTGTTAAGTGCCGATTTGAACGAAAGTCAGTTGGTAACCTTACACGAAGCTGATTTATATGCCAAAGAATTGGCTTTACCATTTCATCGTCAACAAAAAAAGTATGTTGTCAATTCGGTGTCGACAATGACCGGCGATGAACTTGAGAAGCATCCGGTAACTGTTTTGCAAAATGCATTTGTTGGTAGCTTAACAGGCGTTGCAACGTATGAAGCAAGATCGGAACCAGGATGGTCAGAAACAGATATTTATATTCGTGGTTTACGAACAATGAATGAGTCAGCCAGAGCTCCGCTTGTAATTGTTGATGATGTCGAGCGCGATTTATCATTCTTAGATGCTTATCCTATAGAAACAATTTCGGTATTAAAGGACGCAGCTTCAACTGCCATTTATGGTATGCGCGGAGCAAACGGTGTAATTTTAGTTACAACTCGTCGTGGTGAAGAAGGTCGATTACGTATTAAGTTAAATCAAGAAATTGGATTTAATACCCCATCGGGTATCCCAATGCATCAGAACTCGTACAATTATGCGGTGACAATGAATCAGGCCCGTTATTTGGATGGATTGTCACCATTGTATTCTGATCAGGATATACAACATTATAAAGAAGCGGTTGAAGGCACTCTAGATCCATCGTTGCGCTACAAATACATTAGTACCAACTGGTACGAGGAGATGATGCGCGAAACAGCCCCTCAAAACAGAACCAACCTTACTATTAGCGGAGGTTCTAAACGTACCCGATATTTCGTGGCTTTTTCCTATTTAAATCAGGAAGGTTTGTATGATACCCGATGGACTGAGTGGAACGATGGATATTCAACACAGCATAATTTAGATCGTTATAACTTACGTTCAAATATTGATGTTGATGTAACTGAAGGTTTGAATATTTCGCTTGATTTAGGTGGTCGAATTGATAAAATTCGTCAGCCATTAGCGTCAACATGGGAGTTGTTTACCTGGGGAACGGGAGAGTTATTGCCTACTAATCCGGTGTTTACACCTCGAGGTGATTTTTTCTTACCAACTGATAACGATGTTAAAAATGGTCCGGCTCGCGTTGCCATGTCGGGTATTAATTATAACCGTCGTCGTAACTTATATACCAACTTGCGAGTTAATGGCGATTTAAGTTCAATTACTGAAGGTTTAAGCATTGAAGGATTAATAGGATTCGATTCTTATAATCGATTCAAATACGAGCAATCGCAGAACTTTAATGGTTTTTATTACGATTTTGATTCAGGCATAGCTGAAGATCCGGATTCATATACATACACACGTAGAAGTTATGCCTCTGCTCTTTCTAATCCAGTTACAACACCAGCTGAAATGTCTTATAATATTAACGTGATTGGAGCATTAAAATACGATCGTACATTTGGTAAGCACAATGTGAATGGACAGGCGATGATGCGTACGTATCAGAATATAGTTGAAGGCTTTAATTCATCTTATCGCTTCTTAACCTTTGGAGGAATTGGTAACTATATTTATGATGGAAAATACATTGCTCAGGTTACAGCTTCGTATATGGGTAGTGATAACTATGCTCCAAACGAGCGTTTTGGATTCTTTCCGGGAGCTAGTGTTGGATGGTTGTTGTCTGAAGAGGGGTTTCTGAAAAATGATAATATTGACTTGTTAAAGTTAAGAGCTTCTATCGGTAGAGCAGGTCAGTCAAATACAGGGGTGCGTCGTTATCCATATCAAGGAGAGTATTCTCAAGGGAATGGTTATAATTTCGGTACTTCTCAATCGTATTATCAAGGTACCTACGAAAGTGCTGCTGGTAACAGTAATATTAAGTGGGAATTATCAGATATGGTTAATATTGGAGTTGACTACGATTTTTGGAACAGAGGATTGTATGGGCAAGTTGATTTATTTAAGGAATGGAGATCAAATATCTTAGTTTCTCGTTCAACAGTGCCCGATATGTTTGGGGTTACTGTTCCTCAGGATAGTTATGGTAAAGCCGAAACCGAAGGGTTTGAATTGACCATGGGGCACTCAGGAAAGATCGGAAGTTTCAGATATTTTGCCGAAGGTATGCTTACTTATAATAAAAGTAAGATTACCGAAATGGATGAAATTGAGCAAGATTACGATTATCAGTATCGAACAGGTCAATCAATTGGAGTACGAGCTATGTACATTCGAGATAAATGGGCTTCGGACGAAAGTTTGATTTCAACATCGCATCAGGATGCAATTGACAATCCTCATAAATATCCTTATCAGGGTTCGATGAAATTAGGTAATGCTGTGTTTGTCGATCAAAATGGTGATGGTATTATCGATGCGGATGATATGGTTTATAATGGATATTCAAATATTCCGGAATTAATTCCATCGATTAAATTAGGTGTTGCATGGAAAGGTTTTGATGCCAGAGTATTGTTAACAGCTTATTTAAATCGTACAGTTGAAACCCGCGAGAATATGGACTATGGCTTTGGTTGGGGAGGAGCTAGTACGCACGAAGTAACCAAAACCTGGGGGTATTATACCGATGATCCGAATGATCCGCGAAACATTAATGCGCAATACCCACGTTTATCAACATCGTTTAGTGATAATGATAGAAACTATCCCCGAAATACTTCAGATATATGGTTGGTGTGTGGTAACTTTTTATCCCTTCGTAATGTGGAGTTTGGTTATACTATACCTAAGAGTTTAACATCCAAGGCAAATATATCGGAGTGTCGTATATACTTTAGTGGATACAACCTGTATAACTGGAGTAATTTCGATAACGGTTTTGATCCTGAAAACCCATTGAACTACATATGGGCTTATCCTAAAACCAAATCATTTTCTATAGGATTAAATCTGGCCTTTTAATTAATTTAAAAAGTAATACACATGAAAATGTATAAGAATATACCCCTTGCGTTAATCGCGTTTATTTCGTTGATGGGATTGGGTTTAACAGGTTGTTCTGCTTTTCTCGATAAAGAGTACGATGCCTCTTTGTCGGAGGATAAAGTGTTTGGGAATGCTACACAAACAAGACAATTTTTATCAAATATATATACCAATCTCCCTGATGGGATTGGTATATATTCCGATCCTCAGTTTGTTGGAGCCTCAAGAGATTGTATGACAGATAATGCTACTTCGTATTGGGGATTACACTTCTACAATAAAATTAATACCGATACTTATACAGCCAAAGATCACCCACTGTTAGGTTTCTGGAGACATAATTTTAGTGGTATTCGTAAATGTAACCAGTTTATTATTAATGCTCGAGAAGAAGTTGTTGGCAATGATGAAGTTGCGGGGGATGATTACCGTTTGTACGATAGGTATATTGCAGAAGCTAAGTTTTTACGAGCTATTTTTCACTTTGAACTAGTAGCTTACTTTGGAGATGCTCCAATTCTGGAAGATGTTGTGCTTGATATGGATAATCAAGACGAAATGAATATGGAACGAGAAAATGCAGCCGAGGTACTTCAGTGGATTGCTGACCAGTGCGACGAAATTAAAGATGTTCTTCCATTCAGATATGCCTCTCAAAATGCGAATTGGGGGCGTATTAATGGAGCTGCTGCTTATGCTCTTAAAGCCAGAGCTCTTTTGTATAAAGCCAGTGCATTAAATAATTCGGAAAATAACACCAATTGGTGGACCGCTGCAGCTAATGCAGCAAAGGGCTTTATGGATAAAAATCAAAGTTCAGGATCAACCCCATTTGCGTTATTTAACGATTATCAAGGATGTTTCTATGAATCTCCGTTTATTAACAATGAGCTTATTTTAACACGATCAGTGTGGAATACTACTGTGGTTGAAACAAGCTTGCTTCCAGAGGGATTTACTGGTTGTTCAGGTAGAACCAATCCTACACAAAATTTTGTGGATTGTTTTGAAATGAATAATGGTTTGCCAATTAGTGATCCAAACTCAGGTTACGATCCTAGTAATCCTTATGCTGGAAGAGACCCTCGTTTCGAAGCAACTATATTTCGTCATGGATCAGTTTGGGGACGTGCGGATTATGGAGAAGAAAGAGCCATCGATGTTCATTTTAATTCGGCTGATGATATGGGGGCTGATTATCGTGGTTCATTAGGTGGAAC includes:
- a CDS encoding TonB-dependent receptor, whose translation is MFKLIYQNIARSMNKVLLCSILVLTSQLSWGQVQEALKGRVVDINGNPIEGAFISVAEEIRFVISDKDGYFELNKVKAGDDVHIELIGYDTVVLSADLNESQLVTLHEADLYAKELALPFHRQQKKYVVNSVSTMTGDELEKHPVTVLQNAFVGSLTGVATYEARSEPGWSETDIYIRGLRTMNESARAPLVIVDDVERDLSFLDAYPIETISVLKDAASTAIYGMRGANGVILVTTRRGEEGRLRIKLNQEIGFNTPSGIPMHQNSYNYAVTMNQARYLDGLSPLYSDQDIQHYKEAVEGTLDPSLRYKYISTNWYEEMMRETAPQNRTNLTISGGSKRTRYFVAFSYLNQEGLYDTRWTEWNDGYSTQHNLDRYNLRSNIDVDVTEGLNISLDLGGRIDKIRQPLASTWELFTWGTGELLPTNPVFTPRGDFFLPTDNDVKNGPARVAMSGINYNRRRNLYTNLRVNGDLSSITEGLSIEGLIGFDSYNRFKYEQSQNFNGFYYDFDSGIAEDPDSYTYTRRSYASALSNPVTTPAEMSYNINVIGALKYDRTFGKHNVNGQAMMRTYQNIVEGFNSSYRFLTFGGIGNYIYDGKYIAQVTASYMGSDNYAPNERFGFFPGASVGWLLSEEGFLKNDNIDLLKLRASIGRAGQSNTGVRRYPYQGEYSQGNGYNFGTSQSYYQGTYESAAGNSNIKWELSDMVNIGVDYDFWNRGLYGQVDLFKEWRSNILVSRSTVPDMFGVTVPQDSYGKAETEGFELTMGHSGKIGSFRYFAEGMLTYNKSKITEMDEIEQDYDYQYRTGQSIGVRAMYIRDKWASDESLISTSHQDAIDNPHKYPYQGSMKLGNAVFVDQNGDGIIDADDMVYNGYSNIPELIPSIKLGVAWKGFDARVLLTAYLNRTVETRENMDYGFGWGGASTHEVTKTWGYYTDDPNDPRNINAQYPRLSTSFSDNDRNYPRNTSDIWLVCGNFLSLRNVEFGYTIPKSLTSKANISECRIYFSGYNLYNWSNFDNGFDPENPLNYIWAYPKTKSFSIGLNLAF
- a CDS encoding TonB-dependent receptor, with product MNILIDKMPGVKISRVLLLLIFVLSCQLMLAQTKRITGSVVEPNGAPVPGANIIEKGTTNGTITDFDGHFVLDVPEDATITVMFIGFSPQDISVAGRNHFSVTLHEDTEELDEVVVVGFGVQKKESVVGAIASVGTEELLKSSSPNISQAISGRMSGVITSQSSGAPGADDAMIFIRGRASFAGDNQPLIMVDGVERSFSQISPDDIESVNILKDASATAVYGVRGANGVILVTTKRGKEQKPTINLTANYQMQTPTRTNTYLDSYQSVMLLEEARANDGLSSLYSASDIDMFRKSSLGQLSRYEQQLYPNVNWHDEILKKVAPASRYNLNVQGGTKKMRYFASLEYYNQGGLYKETDSYDYGASANANYERFGFRANLDFDLTSDLKLGINFGTRFEERNGPNITDNSSMNEVFYELNHTPGWIFPVQYENGFYGGNAQNQNNISARLASGGFYEQVRTINETNFNLDYDLSKITKGLKARGMLSFDYNTMYNRLFRANFATYELIDRSAPEEEASYTRYGEDTELAYAGNQQETMMKLYMEYAFQYNRNFGGIHNVGGLVLYNQNDYQFQASLPKRYQGLVGRVTYDYKSKYFAEVNAGYNGSENFQKGSRFGFFPAFSAGWMISNEEWMEKHSEWLSALKVKASYGEVGNDVFRRNGSDVRFLYMDSWTQLNNVYYFGSGNSSVGGIYEGQYPNYAVTWERAKKYNAGIEANIKSGLLSVNVDVFKEIRNNILTDYLTKPDYIGVTLAPGNLGETKNQGFEIELKHNNKIGQVNYFVNAMFTRAKNEIVSKNEPADMTEYRKREGHAINQFFGLVVDGFVTQEDIDSGNLPVSSFGTVRVGDLKYRDMNGDGFIDERDETFIGYSDIPENTYSFSVGADYKGFAFSVMFQGVSNVSRYYDAEAMYAFVDGGKVKEHHMGRWDPSKSQEYNLANATYPLLHYDDFGNHNQQRNSFFLQNGNFLRLKNIEFSYTLPNSLTQNWKMSKVRLYVNANNLFTWDNLDGIVDPETTNSNLYPIMKTVNMGVNVNF
- a CDS encoding LamG-like jellyroll fold domain-containing protein produces the protein MKNSHLSAVLLLLIGVFSLVSCMEWDKIDPPAGNQVYRKLVGQYAFNKQFMDEAELIAYSNGKEPTIAEDTIKGYVAELANGYIRFTNPLQGEELKHGASLTMWIKTSGNSDEVEPVTTDENLSAAIFSFSNEDESQKLFFTSNGWLNYSGDGDRYEVNNPATKITNIISTDKWHFLSVVLKRNGYSVYVDGENKLEENVIEFDFSTIVQSLAEVSYLNLGFGGTNQPNKIWIDDVKVYSDIIITADVQAPNLPPPSFVEIFPWPLEGTVGYYMLDGNFNNALNAQQSGELITMELQAEPSSFVLDAERGTVWNQQEGWAGNDNGWAYTRFDNPLKGKTAEDGISVSMWINPPHLNWWDQIFVLNDGTSKFWFNAIGYVGYNGTGGWFDCHNNNATNALPTQEWTFVTINITPNGFEVYYNGELKFDRNTNAGYNGDLTDFTNVINLFTQSDNFYLGYESWWKAAPAMVDNIYVISRPITGAESGFLAAIDMPAVFGYYPLNNTFDNAYNTAQSGELVTVETQSEPSSFVDDPTRGIVWNQKEGWTGNDNGWAYTRFDNPLKNKVDNGVSVSMWINPPYLNWWDQIFVLNDGTSKLWFNAIGYLGYNGEGGWFDCHNNNATNALTPGEWTFVTINVTQTGFDVYYNGEFKFSQESNAGFAGELTDYNHVINLFNQSDNFYLGYESWWKAAPAMVDDIYLFGSALNQAQVSSLNSGSEK
- a CDS encoding RagB/SusD family nutrient uptake outer membrane protein; this encodes MKNKIIYIATLLILSISFVSCSDFLDRMPSNELEEEQVWESFENARDFHFDTYNFLRNGRSRINFSWLDAATDLAHTSYSRGVRTSMNIGNYYAASGASELTATWEHYYRGIRKCNKFLENIDDVPLLDESQKARKANYIAESRFLRAYFYWELILRYGGVPIITESIDPSSDEILPRATEKESLEFVWNELSALKDADQLLDGFVLRTDSDVQTNEDHGTITKGANLALLSRVSLFLASPRYAEYDLVDWNTALGLSELSLSTLNEIYSLYQNDENFETEYHSAILERSYSGNPEPIFWRNDGQSNWLPAEAPVGFGGQGGLCPSQNLIDMYDMANGQSPFLNYDATGAPVYDVNGMPTINELSGYDDNHPYENRDPRLNQTVLHHGSIWWNRPIDVIEGGADNPRGNANSTKTGYYNKKYMDDRGTDYLQPGLNIYRNWIFIRYAELVLNYAEAYNEANGPSNEVFGALQQLRNRVGMTALLSERSDLQSKEALRNFIHKERTIELAFEEHRMWDVKRWNVAEEALSRPIYGIEVTKDGDQTVYSRKIVQQRVFEKHMYLYPIPQEEIWKTGWDNNEGW
- a CDS encoding RagB/SusD family nutrient uptake outer membrane protein, producing MKMYKNIPLALIAFISLMGLGLTGCSAFLDKEYDASLSEDKVFGNATQTRQFLSNIYTNLPDGIGIYSDPQFVGASRDCMTDNATSYWGLHFYNKINTDTYTAKDHPLLGFWRHNFSGIRKCNQFIINAREEVVGNDEVAGDDYRLYDRYIAEAKFLRAIFHFELVAYFGDAPILEDVVLDMDNQDEMNMERENAAEVLQWIADQCDEIKDVLPFRYASQNANWGRINGAAAYALKARALLYKASALNNSENNTNWWTAAANAAKGFMDKNQSSGSTPFALFNDYQGCFYESPFINNELILTRSVWNTTVVETSLLPEGFTGCSGRTNPTQNFVDCFEMNNGLPISDPNSGYDPSNPYAGRDPRFEATIFRHGSVWGRADYGEERAIDVHFNSADDMGADYRGSLGGTYTGYYLKKFVNPTMVMQAKQNMPHVWTIYRYAEILLNYAEAQNEAVGPDASVYSAINQIRARAGMPDLPAGLNKDQMRQRIRNERRVELSFEDHRFFDLRRWKAYEGVSYASEKANFNGFYNNSLLLIGGVQVALNGSNPEFNFTEVTEQGVRVFNTPKNYLFPIPFNEVAKAPKLGQNPGWE